The window CGCCCAGCGCAGCACGTCGCCGAGCGGCACTCCCCGCCACAGCATCCCGATCGGCTCGACGGCGGAGACGATGCCCACGTCGGCGTGGGGGTCGAAGAACTCGGCGTCATCCGAGCAGATGACGATGTCCGCCTCGTTGATGAAGTACTGCCCACCGCCGGCGCACAGCCCGTGGACCGCGGCCACGACGGGCTTCCACACCTTGTGGTGGAGCTTCGGCGACAGCATCGTCCCGGGGTCGAAGCTGTTCCACACGTTGTCCTTGAGGAACCACCGACTGCCGCCCTTGACGTCGACACCCGTGGAGAACGCCCGCTCGCCGTTGGCCTGGAGAACGGCGACGTGGATGTCGTCGTCGTCACGAACGGTCGCCCACGCGTCGGCGATGTCCCGGGCCATGGCCTCGTTGAAAGAGTTGAGGGCCTCGGGCCGGTCCAGCGTGATCGTCGCCACGTGGTCCTCGACCTCGAAGCTGACGGCCTCGAGCTCCATCGTCGTCCTCCTCACGGGTGCACGTGGAGGTGCTCGACCGAGCGGAAGAGCGCGTTGGGCGAGTAGGCCAGGGGCCGGCCCGGCACGAGGTGCATCTCGGGCGTGAGCTCGGTCAGCAGCTCGAGGGCGATGCGCAGCTCCATCCGGGCCAGCGGTGCGCCCAGGCAGAAGTGCACGCCCCGGCCGAAGGCGAGGTGCTCGCCGGCGTTGGACCGCCTGACGTCCAACGCGTCGGGCTCGGGGAAGTGCGCCGGGTCGTGGCCCGCGGCGGCGAAGAGCAGGACGAGTCTGGCCCCGGCCGGAACCGGGGTACCGCCGATCTCGGTGTCGACGGCGGCCGTCCGGCGGTGGCCGAGCACCGGACCGTCGAAGCGCAG is drawn from Acidimicrobiales bacterium and contains these coding sequences:
- a CDS encoding enoyl-CoA hydratase/isomerase family protein is translated as MELEAVSFEVEDHVATITLDRPEALNSFNEAMARDIADAWATVRDDDDIHVAVLQANGERAFSTGVDVKGGSRWFLKDNVWNSFDPGTMLSPKLHHKVWKPVVAAVHGLCAGGGQYFINEADIVICSDDAEFFDPHADVGIVSAVEPIGMLWRGVPLGDVLRWALMGNDERITAETALRLGLVTEVVARADLRPRARQIATSIAARNPKAIQGTIRAIWESLDMLHTVGLQNALAYTHIGNQPPHLPSGDKRPPTYR